One part of the Aricia agestis chromosome Z, ilAriAges1.1, whole genome shotgun sequence genome encodes these proteins:
- the LOC121738679 gene encoding U1 small nuclear ribonucleoprotein A produces MDIRPNHTIYINNLNEKIKKEELKKSLYAIFSQFGQILDIVAMKTLKMKGQAFVIFKEISSATVALRSMQGFPFYDKPMRIQYSKTDSDVISKIKGTFQERPKRPKMPKMTDDAKKKKNKENRPAIPGFGQPIMNNVNVEQPPNQILFLTNLPDETSEMMLSMLFNQFPGFKEVRLVPNRHDIAFVEFANEMQSAAAKEALQGFKITPTHAMKITFAKK; encoded by the exons atGGATATCAGACCAAATCACACCATATACATAAACAATCTCAACGAAAAgataaaaaaggaggagttaaagAAGTCTTTGTATGCTATATTTTCACAATTCGGTCAGATTTTAGACATTGTTGCTATGAAAACATTGAAAATGAAGGGCCAAGCATTTGTAATTTTCAAAGAAATCTCAAGTGCGACTGTTGCCCTTAGAAGTATGCAGGGATTCCCGTTTTATGATAAGCCAATG AGAATCCAATATTCTAAAACAGACAGTGAtgttatatcaaaaataaaggGTACATTCCAAGAGAGGCCCAAGAGGCCAAAGATGCCCAAAATGACTGATGATGCcaaaaagaagaagaacaaGGAGAATCGTCCAGCTATTCCTGGTTTCGGTCAACCAATAATGAACAATGTCAATGTCGAACAACCACCTAACCAGATTCTATTCTTAACCAACCTTCCAGATGAAACTTCGGAAATGATGTTGTCTATGTTGTTTAACCA ATTTCCTGGTTTTAAAGAGGTACGTCTGGTACCCAATAGACATGATATTGCCTTCGTTGAGTTTGCCAATGAAATGCAATCTGCCGCTGCCAAAGAAGCTCTGCAAGGTTTCAAGATTACTCCCACACATGCAATGAAGATTACTTTTGCTAAGAAGTAA